In the genome of Persephonella sp. KM09-Lau-8, one region contains:
- a CDS encoding 3-dehydroquinate synthase II — translation MKEFIVDASDYDKTIITTAIESGADYIIVPEDKLKEAKKLGRVNFITIDKNGNLSDDFVLVVINDKKDEERAAQLAKSGKKVIVKTTDWTIIPLENLIAQSENIYAVVKNADEAGIAVGILEKGVKGVVLETKDLNEIKKVANVIKETSEKIELVKAKVTAIIPVGMGDRVAVDTTSLFKRGEGMLVGNSSAGMIFVHAETEESPYVASRPFRVNAGAVHMYTRVPGGKTVYLCELEAGKEVMAYDIEGNGRAVVVGRAKIERRPMLLVEAEYQGKKLSAVLQNAETIRLVKGDGSLISVVDLKEGDEILGYVEEAGRHFGMKVEETILEK, via the coding sequence ATGAAAGAATTCATAGTAGATGCTTCAGATTACGACAAAACAATAATCACAACAGCAATTGAAAGCGGTGCCGATTATATTATTGTTCCTGAAGACAAGCTTAAGGAAGCAAAAAAACTGGGAAGAGTTAATTTTATAACTATTGATAAGAATGGAAATCTATCTGATGATTTTGTTCTTGTTGTTATAAATGACAAAAAAGATGAGGAAAGGGCTGCCCAGCTGGCAAAATCCGGGAAAAAAGTTATAGTAAAAACAACAGACTGGACAATAATACCTCTGGAAAATCTGATAGCCCAGTCAGAGAATATCTATGCAGTGGTAAAAAATGCCGATGAGGCAGGTATTGCAGTAGGAATTCTTGAAAAAGGTGTTAAAGGAGTTGTTCTGGAAACAAAAGATTTGAATGAGATTAAAAAAGTTGCCAATGTCATAAAGGAAACATCCGAAAAAATAGAACTGGTAAAAGCCAAAGTAACAGCAATAATTCCAGTTGGAATGGGGGATAGGGTTGCAGTTGATACCACTTCCCTTTTCAAACGAGGGGAAGGTATGCTGGTTGGTAACTCCTCTGCAGGGATGATTTTTGTCCATGCAGAAACAGAAGAAAGTCCTTATGTAGCATCAAGGCCGTTTAGAGTTAATGCCGGTGCAGTCCACATGTATACCAGAGTGCCTGGAGGAAAAACCGTTTATCTATGTGAACTGGAAGCAGGAAAAGAAGTTATGGCCTATGATATAGAAGGAAATGGGAGGGCTGTTGTTGTTGGAAGGGCTAAGATAGAAAGAAGACCTATGCTTCTTGTGGAAGCAGAATATCAGGGTAAAAAGCTTAGTGCTGTCCTGCAAAATGCTGAAACAATCAGACTGGTTAAAGGAGATGGTTCATTAATATCAGTTGTAGACCTGAAAGAAGGGGATGAAATCTTAGGATATGTAGAAGAAGCAGGCAGACACTTTGGTATGAAAGTAGAGGAAACAATTTTAGAAAAATAA
- a CDS encoding class I SAM-dependent methyltransferase produces MAQEKIAERIFDSVVKSYDAFLSSVTFGLINKWQETLIQNTPVGKISVDLGTGTGEVIKKIKKSNPETFTIGVDVSQNMLLKAKEKLQNTNTAFVKASAYKMPFKNSSVDSILMSLVFRHLDAEKAIPEFSRVLKKGGYVSILDISKPRKIIFNSIFFFANKIFRPLGQRIFTEEEYDYFMESVLNSRKPQELEELFKKYSFKKEYITTRFGGMVVIAVFKKEN; encoded by the coding sequence ATGGCTCAGGAAAAAATAGCAGAAAGAATATTTGACAGCGTCGTAAAATCCTACGACGCTTTTTTATCTTCTGTAACATTTGGTCTTATAAATAAGTGGCAGGAAACACTGATTCAAAATACCCCTGTTGGCAAAATTTCTGTTGACCTGGGAACAGGAACAGGAGAGGTAATCAAAAAAATAAAAAAGTCAAACCCTGAAACTTTTACCATTGGAGTTGATGTATCCCAGAATATGCTTTTAAAAGCGAAAGAAAAACTCCAAAATACAAATACTGCTTTTGTAAAAGCCTCCGCATACAAAATGCCTTTTAAAAATAGCAGTGTTGATTCTATCTTAATGTCTCTGGTTTTCAGACATCTTGATGCAGAAAAAGCAATCCCCGAGTTCAGCCGAGTTTTAAAAAAAGGTGGTTATGTATCAATACTGGATATATCCAAGCCACGCAAAATTATTTTTAACTCAATATTTTTCTTTGCCAATAAAATATTCCGACCCCTTGGACAGAGAATATTTACAGAAGAAGAGTATGATTACTTTATGGAAAGTGTTTTAAACTCAAGAAAACCACAGGAGTTAGAGGAACTTTTTAAAAAATATTCCTTCAAAAAAGAATACATAACAACCAGATTTGGTGGTATGGTGGTCATTGCTGTATTTAAAAAGGAAAACTGA
- a CDS encoding MlaD family protein codes for MNTAFRVGLFVLIISAIAGYLIITFSGKEFGVATREYQIYFDAVEGLTQGADVQVKGVKVGRVEKIEFDKGKIKVTIGIRKSIPIYKNAKAYVRTLGLMGDKYIYIDPGTPDAGELAEGGTITNAQVYASTEEAFSSVQEIAQKIGKLVDNLNDALGNGNLKEMVENIKVLAKHADEMVVENRKGVKQAIDNIVAITDSLRRELPPLIQKIDRIATNLESITGENREDIRELIKNLKETSIALREKTPKVLDEIGEAAQTIKGTVGENREDIKVAIQKIREASEKLDRILAKIDEGKGTLGKLVNDDSLYENANSGIKEFSKPFSVINKSQLDIMMYAEKHTGNDDSKAGIAGRFAPSGNSYIYVGLLTNSNGTVTKRKEYTDSSGTREEVERNYGILFDVQYAHRLIDIWDTSLWVRGGLKDSTGAAGADLYLNRELVVKADLYNFDRKYLKNNKDIDNPQLDIYFQYKMPSYPIFVRVGGSDLLNSDVMGIYVGGGFMFRDNDIKYLLGSMPKP; via the coding sequence ATGAATACAGCCTTTAGGGTGGGGCTTTTTGTTTTAATTATTTCTGCCATTGCTGGTTATTTAATCATAACATTCAGTGGTAAAGAGTTTGGCGTAGCTACAAGAGAGTATCAAATTTACTTTGATGCGGTAGAAGGACTTACTCAGGGGGCTGATGTTCAGGTAAAAGGGGTTAAAGTAGGTAGAGTTGAGAAAATAGAGTTTGATAAAGGAAAAATAAAAGTAACGATTGGCATCAGAAAAAGTATCCCTATTTACAAAAATGCCAAAGCCTATGTCAGAACACTTGGATTAATGGGGGATAAATATATATATATTGACCCTGGAACTCCTGACGCCGGAGAACTTGCTGAGGGAGGGACAATAACAAATGCACAGGTTTATGCATCTACCGAGGAGGCTTTCTCCTCAGTTCAGGAAATAGCCCAAAAGATAGGAAAATTAGTAGATAATCTGAATGATGCCCTTGGGAATGGAAATCTCAAAGAAATGGTTGAAAACATAAAAGTTCTTGCCAAACATGCCGATGAAATGGTTGTTGAAAACCGCAAAGGAGTTAAACAGGCTATAGACAATATAGTTGCTATTACAGATAGCCTTAGAAGAGAATTACCACCGCTTATTCAGAAGATAGACAGAATAGCAACAAATCTGGAATCAATCACAGGGGAAAATAGAGAGGATATAAGAGAACTAATCAAAAATCTTAAAGAAACATCTATAGCCCTTAGAGAAAAAACACCAAAAGTTCTTGATGAAATTGGAGAGGCAGCACAGACAATAAAAGGCACCGTTGGAGAAAACAGAGAAGATATAAAAGTGGCTATACAAAAAATAAGAGAAGCTTCAGAAAAATTAGACAGAATACTGGCAAAAATAGATGAAGGAAAAGGAACATTAGGAAAGCTTGTTAATGATGATAGTCTTTATGAGAATGCAAACTCTGGAATTAAGGAGTTTTCTAAACCATTTTCAGTTATAAATAAATCTCAGCTTGATATTATGATGTATGCAGAAAAACACACAGGAAATGACGACTCAAAAGCAGGAATTGCAGGAAGATTTGCTCCCAGTGGGAATAGTTATATATATGTAGGTCTTCTGACAAATAGTAATGGAACTGTTACAAAAAGAAAAGAATATACAGACAGTTCAGGAACAAGAGAAGAGGTAGAAAGAAACTATGGAATTTTATTTGATGTTCAGTATGCCCACAGGCTTATTGATATATGGGATACAAGCTTATGGGTTAGAGGTGGTCTCAAAGATTCTACAGGTGCAGCAGGAGCAGACCTATATTTAAATAGAGAGCTGGTAGTAAAAGCTGACCTTTATAACTTTGATAGGAAATATCTCAAAAACAACAAAGATATTGATAATCCACAACTTGATATTTATTTTCAATATAAGATGCCCAGTTATCCAATATTTGTAAGAGTTGGAGGCTCTGACCTGTTAAATAGTGATGTAATGGGTATTTATGTAGGTGGTGGATTTATGTTCAGAGATAATGATATAAAATATTTACTGGGAAGTATGCCAAAACCTTAA